One Mangifera indica cultivar Alphonso chromosome 4, CATAS_Mindica_2.1, whole genome shotgun sequence genomic region harbors:
- the LOC123215143 gene encoding uncharacterized protein LOC123215143 has protein sequence MFLQAKIVARAGILRAKLSIRRHSSKFAVVLDEDRRQPHEKKNLTGVALDGEKKSRLSTNNWVPHPRSGIYYPQGQEWVMDDVPKEAASFGKTYWLRTDDDGDIGDEKPDP, from the coding sequence ATGTTTTTGCAGGCAAAGATCGTGGCAAGAGCTGGGATCCTCAGAGCAAAGCTGTCAATACGTAGGCACTCGAGCAAATTTGCTGTTGTTTTGGATGAAGATCGTCGCCAACCACATGAGAAAAAGAACTTAACAGGAGTGGCATTGGATGGTGAAAAGAAGAGCAGATTATCGACTAATAATTGGGTTCCGCATCCTCGTTCAGGGATATATTATCCTCAAGGCCAGGAATGGGTGATGGATGATGTTCCAAAAGAAGCAGCTTCTTTTGGGAAGACCTATTGGCTCAGGactgatgatgatggtgatatTGGTGATGAGAAACCAGACCCCTGA